The Raphanus sativus cultivar WK10039 chromosome 6, ASM80110v3, whole genome shotgun sequence sequence TATTATACTTAAATGACATTTTATCAACAACGTAACTTATAACTAATAAATACACATAGACTAGTCGACAAAAGAAAGAATACACATAATTTAGTTTAGTATACGTGTTATTTCGTAACACGTATATGAATCTACTATGTTTCATATATTTTCCTGCCATCCAACtttatttttgggtttaaaTGTTATCATACAAACAAACAATCTGcagaattattttttaaactatgtCTATAATAAATGGACAATTTTACATCAAGGAAAAAAGGACCATGCATTTAAGCGGCCTTGAATGAAATTACTGATCAGAtatttaagtaaataaaaagtttaattgACGACAAAATGGTCGGATGATCAAATTAATAGTGGAGGATAGGATGCATGTTTTCCGAAGAATAGTGCACTCACTTGATATCAAATTGTCCCATCATCTGCTCACACTTGTCTACAGATCGTGGACAATGTTCCGTTAGATATTACCATCAATAAAGTTTTCACACACTCAAGAAATGATCCTTTAACGATGACCTTTCTTTCAACTGAGTCTTTCAATAGTTCTTCAGAATTTGAtacttctttttgttgttgttttgctATGGAGAAGTTCCGGCCTTTCTTGTGGATCATCTGCTGAACGGAGACTCCAGTGTTGTCAGTGCAAAATCTGAATCCAAGACGACTTAGCTTTCAGTTGATATCGGTGATCTAACAGTACGCTCATTTAATGTTTTGATCTGAATCTGTTGAAATTATGTGCAGTGATATTACAAGACTCAAGATTTACAGTTAAcagtttaaatttgaaaaagcAGCCAATGAAATTGAAAAGAGATCCCAAAGcagaaagacaaaaagaaagagaCAGCCAAAGACACAACTTGGGAGTCCTTTGGACAGAATCTCCATGTGTCATGTCCTTtcattttgaaagaaaaactCTTTACACCCATCGTATATTGCAAGTACTTTTTGCATCTTAGGCTCAGGCTCACTCTATGTGGGCTCAAAGTGGGTCGCATTTTAGTAAAAGGAAAGTTCGTGTAAGCCTACTAATGGTTCTGGTCCCCATCCTGGTTCTGCTCCACCATCACAGACGCTTGTACAAAAAGAGAGAGTAAAAGACTTAATTATGTGCTGCAACAAGGCGCCTTACTATTCATCCAGAGGGTCTTGAGTCTCATTAAACTTTATCAGAGCTTGAGTCACTAAATTATCATGGATGTGCTAATATACTACAATAATTGACCAATCTgctaatttattttggttaaaactatgctatatattttcaattgtgCATGTTCAAAATTGAAAGTGTACACTTATTTTGGTTAAAAGTTTGTAAATAGAAGTtagtcaaataatttattttgtaaataaataaaatagagttACTAACTTATTAATACATATTTGACCCGGTAAATATATGGATGGAAACGCTTAAATGACTCGAAGCCACACAATGGAATACAAGATCAACGGTGAGTTTCCTTACCTTAAATTTATTGagcttaaatttcaaaatatttggtTAGAAATCGTTACCTAAATATAAACTTCCCTAAAAATAGCTTACTTACCTCCCGTATAAATCCCCTTGAACACCATCTATTTTTCTTCAGACctgcaagaaacaaaaaaaagtaacaaaactaccaaacaaaaagaagaaaataaacccTTTCAGGTCTCAACTAAAaatggagatgaagaagattgCTTGCGGAGTTCTTTTCGCTGCTGCTTCCATGACCGCCGTCATGGCAACAGAAGTTGGAGCTCCAGCACCAGGACCCGCCGCAAGCGGAGCCTCTGTAGCCGTACCCGCTCTTGGCTCTTTGGTTGGGGCTTCCCTTGTGTCTCTCTTCACCTACTACTTGAACTAAATTAAgcttataccaaaaaaaaattaatttctcTACCATGTCCGATTTTGAACGTGTTGTTTAGACAGGCAAAGTGAATAAGACGGAAGAGCTAATAATTCGATTATGATCAGACAAATTTTATGTAATGctgattaataaaaataaataattgtgttCTTCTATTCCTTTGTTCTTTTCTGTTTCGTCTTTTCTTTATATCTTCCTCATACCCTACTCAAAAACCATAACTTGATTGACTAGTTTATACGTCCTTTATTAGGTAAGAACGACACACTAGTCCTTATTTCTTATATGCGTAAAACATCAATCAAACTACAGCTGTATTAGTATGAAACAATTAATTGATTATGTTGAATTTAACATACAATAAAGCTTATTGCAAAACAGATGGTTGGATTAAAAACAATTCAATCACATTCACTCGTCAATCAACAAACAGTCTCACCTGTGATCTATAACTTGTATCAACCACTTCATCTGAGAGATATGATACACGCGTCTTCGATAAAATAATCTGCGGTGTGGACCATCTCATCCCGTTTGTACCACTGTGTGCGTGCTCACACCAGATTGTCATCTCTTTTCCCGACTACATCACCTATAAGTCTATAACACAAAGTCTCCATGACTATGTTATATGATCTTTGCACTTCTGACTGCAACTCATCTTCTTATTTTCCATCTAATCTGGTTTCATCAAACTCTTCTCCACGAAGTCTAGGGTTTCTCTACGATTTGCTTGCTCGAAAAGATTCCCGTAAGATGGTTTGGTGGAGAAAGAAAAACCAAGAAGTCAACGAGCGTCAGAGAATGTTTATGAAGAATGGTTCGTTACTACTTGAAGAGCTAATTGCGATTAGTGATGATGCTACATCAAATCCTATAAAACAATTTTCTGCTGATCAGATCCTAGAAGCCACCAACAACTTCAGCCGCAGTAATCTTGTCCGCATCGATAGATTCCGTCATTACAAAGGCATGCTAGATAACCGTGTCGTGCTTATCAAGAAATGGGCTTATGGAGGATCAATTTTCTCTGAAAAGATATACCGCGATTTAGCGGTTTCATCAATGGTTGGTGGTCACAAAAACTTCCTGAAACTGTTAGGATGCTGCCTAGAATTCTCTTACCCGGTTCTAGTTAGCGAGTACGCAGAAGTAATAACTCGTAGCTTAAGAGGAGCTAGATGTCCTATTGATCCATCATTAACGTGGAGTATGAGAATCATTATAGCAAAGGAGATTGCAAACGCGTTGTCTTACCTTCACACAGCGTTTTCAAGAACTCTGATTCACAAAGATATACAGACTTGTCAGATTTTCTTGAATGAGAATGGAACAGCAAAGCTGGGTGAGTTTTGCAACTGTGTTTTCATTCCAGAAGGCGAAACATATGTTCAAGATGATGTAGTGGAAGGGACATTTGGGTTTCTCGACCCTAACTATGTGTCAAAAGGTTTGGTCACTGAGAAGACTGATGTGTATATATAGCTTTGGAGCGTTTATGTTTGTTCTTTTAACTGGAAGAATACCGCAACCGATCTTTTGGAAAAGAGAAGATCATTTGGTGGAAGATCCAGAGTGTTTGTCTAGATTGGTCAAGGATGGGAGATTTGACAAGGTCGTAGATAAGAATATGTTGGTTGTTGAGGGCAGAGACATAGAACAAGAGAGACTGCAAATCAAagcgtttcttgatctctcgttGAGATGCATTGGTCGTCAAGGGGATGTCCCAAGCATGACTGATGTGGCTAAAGAGCTTAAAAGGATCGAGAGATCGAGAAGTGTCCCTTGTGGTTCTTTTGTTTAATATGTTTAGTCAAAGAAACAGTTCAAGCCTTTTTGTTATTAAGAGAACAATTCGTTGGCCCTTAGCTACCACTGCTCATGAAAGCTTAGCTTAGTTGACACAAATGATAGTAATTTAGTATTTGATTGTTGAGGTTGGTTCTGGCTTAGAGAACCAACAAGGGTACATTTTTTACATGAATATATATCCTCTAGTGAGTTTGGTAAGTTCTGGCCATTGGACACAGACACAGAGTAAATGATAATAAGCAGTACTGCAATATAATCCAATATAGGGCTATCCTAAAAAAAATCCAGAAAGATTTAAGGCAACACAACATAAACAAGTCTCCAAGCAAACATCAAActcaaaaacgaaaaaaaaaaaaaacctgaaaCTACCATTTACACATACAAGGACTAGAGTCTCCAGCTATAATTGAGAAATCATATATACCTTGAAGGACTAGAGTCTCTAGCTAGTTTAGGAGATTTTTCTATGATATTGGACAGCAGTTTCCACTATTTTTCCTTGTAAAATTTCGAAAAGCAGAGCATTCAGGTTCTAAAAGAAAGCAAATATCTCATGAGTAGTGAGTACTAGGCCAATAATCAGGACATGCACATAGACGCAAACAAAATGTCATTAAACAagacaaagcaaaaaaaaaaggaaaagaaatagATTCAGAGACGGGCTTCTAGAAGGGTACTtcatatttccttttttttgtctcgataaaaaaaaacttagggtTTGATTTTCCTTTCTTACAAGTCTCTACACGTAGCTCGACTCTCTCTAGGGCTTATAAAATACACCGCAGTGCACTAACAAGTCACATAAAGAAAATAAACCATAAAGATTGATCAAACGAAAACATGCGACGTTACAGAAAGAAAGCAAAGATTGATCATCAGACCAAACCAGACACGAAATTCATCAAGTCTCTAGGAAAGGGTGCGTACGGCTCCGTCGATCTCTTCAGTTACAAAAAAGACGACGGCACAGCGTTCTACAACGCCGTGAAGACCTCCGACTCTGAGGATTACAACTCTATCGACAGAGAGTTTCGCGTCCTCACCGAACTCAGAGGATGTCCTGGAGTCGTGCAATCTTTTGGTAACTCTCTGCTTCAAGAAACCGATTCCGAGGGAAAGAAAGTGTACAAGATGGCCATAGAGTACGCAGCTGGTGGTAACCTAACCGAGTTCATCCGCGTAAACCGAAGATTATCGGATTCGGTTATCAAAGACTTCACTCGGATGATTCTACAAGGGTTGGTTTCGGTTCATGGTCACGGTTACGTTCATTGCGATCTTAAACCGGCGAATCTCCTTCTCTTCCCACGTTACGATCAAGAAACGTGGTATTGTTCGTACGAGTTAAAGATTTCTGATTACGGGTTGACGGTAAAGGCAGGAGAGGAGACTGTATGTTGGGAGACAAGTTCCCCGTTTGTCGGAACGCCTCTCTACATGTCGCCAGAGTCGGTCCGAGACGGTACCACCGTTGAGAAAACCCTAGATTTGTGGTCGTTAGGCTGCGTGGTTCTGGAGATGTATAACGGTAAGCATCCGTGGTTAGGGTCTGGTGTCGATGATATCAAGGCTCGTTTATTGGGTGGAAACGCACCGGAGATCCCAGAGACTGTGCCGTGTGATGCAAGGTTGTTTATGGAGACGTGTTTCGCAAGGGAACATGGAGAGAGAGGAAGCGCTTCGGAGTTGTTGTTGCATCCGTTTTTGACCGGAGAGAGGAAGGTGGCTGATGAAGCCGCCGGTGGAGTGAGGAGGAGGGTAGGGTTGAGAATCAGAAAACCTCCGTCCAGGTTTGAAGATACAATTACAACACATGGGCCGAAACAAAAGGCCCGTTTAAGAAAAGGCCCGCTATAAAAATTGACATGAACTTATGTATACCTGGCTCATTTTCCACGCACGAGGcttgtaatattataaaattttattataaaaggtTACGTTTCCTTTAGCCATGAGAGATGTCCTCAAGCAAGCAAAGGAGTTAAATTTTCAAAGTCTCCATATTTTCTCGGACTCTCAGGTCTTTATTTCTATCCTGTGTGAAGGGCGGGATTTGAATGAGATTGCAGGTCTCCTTACTGACATAAGGAACTTTGCCACTCTCTTCTATccattttcttacttttttgtACCTCGCCTTGAAAATCTTCTGACTCTTTGGCTCGAGCAGGCCTTGCTCGGCTGGTTGTGTAAGCAAGATTAGTATATTTAATGAAGTttatgtttgacaaaaaaaaagaaagaaaattgaCAAGAGGGCCGGAGACATATCACATAATGTAGAGAAGTTCCCCACATACATAGTTAAACCATCATCTGAAAAGATGCTTTCACTATAttataattgttatatatataggaATATTCATAATGGTGGTCCATATAAAAGAAACAAGACCCACATCAGTTTCAGACAATAATGATAATCACAAACCCAAAGCGTTAGACCTTCCAAAAGCTTAAATAGTTCGCATTTCACGTTTGtatgtaattatattattatcgAAATCTCACATATATACACAAGTTTAGAGAGCCCATTGTCTTCATATGTTGTTGTCACTGCCTATGTATAGCTTACTCATTGAAACATGTTTTCTTCCTGACGCTTATTTTCATTTCTCTTTTCTAATATACTTAATTCATATAATCTGTATCCCATTCTGTGACACGTTGTAAAATTAACGACAATATAATTTGAATAACTTTTATagctgttgacaaaaaaaaattgttaaacaaTAGATGGAACATCAAACGTTGTTAAACAAACACTGAAAGAGACCAGTGAGCTCTTCATGTTGTTTTCAACTCCACTTGCATTTGTTCTGTAGCTATTAATTTCGGGATTCCTCTCATTCTTTAGTTCTGTTTTCTTCTACTTAAACTAAAATATCTTCCAtcatgtatttcctatattaCTTTGAAGTTTGGTCCTTATTTTTAGCTAAACATTGTGAGGTCACATACAACGAAAAGGACAAGATATGCTTGTCCCTCAAATCTACTCTCTTTTTTTCATCTTCcatatatttatgaattatgatCTTTATTTATTGCTGGCCAAACACTTCAccaattttctttttgagaaaaaataatatgtaagaGTGTAGGAGTTGAATCCAAGAAATGGATGTTAAGGCAAGAAAGTGAGAGATATGGTCCCCTCAACAAAAGCCATTAAATCTCTGAGCATATGACTGTGACTTTAATGGCAAAGCAAAGAGGTTTGCATTTGCATGATTCAATGAAGCGTTGCTGTTAGGGTTTAGGAGGTTTGTGGGCTTTTAAGTGCATGTTTTTTGTAGGGTTCAAATGCCATTCATGGGACCCAAATACATTTCttagatttgttttattttttgttactaatgacttttttttcttagattgTTTTCTTACTCTATTAGTCAAGAATTGTATTCAATTgaaagtttaaattatttttatcaaaatgataaacttatttttcttttgattttttttgtaaaaagaatcATGTGTTATTAAACTTATTATTTAATAGACTACACTAAATTCACtgttacagatttttttttgtgaattttaagattatttagttattttagagTACTGTATTATTGGTGAAAttgtttagttaaaaataatatccAAATTCCCCTTTTTAGATGATATTTTAGAGTGGtctaacataaatataataaattacctaaaattttattaaaatcaaataatttcaaattataGATTTAATACAACCcctatatgttttgttttctcaaAGAGTTCCCTGTTTCATGagtcctaaaaatattctattgATGGCACATAGTGGATAGTGATTAGGACTTATGAATCAACCGACTATTAGTAGGATCCAAGATTCTACATACATATATAGACTCCGATCTTCTTAGATAcacattttcttacaaaaatatattcttcGTTTTAGAATGTTTTTCCATTATTTAATATTACCAGAATCAGAttagaaaaaaagttaaatattcttatcaatttataatatttattaacacACTTAAAGCCACTTATGATTTTCCAGGGATATTTCTtctatataatttgaaaaataaaccCCATGTTACAGGTTTAAACAGGATTTATTTGTGAAAATAAAGAGATGTGGACTCCTCATGTGAGGTCCAAAATCTGCAAAGTTATGTTtgtaaattaatgtattttgggACCAGTACTTCGCATGGACATTACCATAGTTGAATTTATTTCCGTTCTTACAATACGTTTTGATTAGTCAGATATCACACACACGTTATGTGAATAAGTGAATTTATGTAAGGAAGTCACTCTAAACAATCTTTAGGGGAATCCGTCTGTgacaatttagaaaaaaaataacacttttGTAAAGTGATTACATCAGTCATTATAATcaaaaccaattaaataaacGAGTTTTAGTTAAACCATATAAGCCAAAATGAAAAATGTCttagttttataataattttcagTTAGTAGATTATATGTCGGAGGTGGGGATGTCTTGGTGCATATATCACTCTTTATCATGTTGCTCCTAatcaatttcaaaatcaaatgaCCGGttccatatgtatatatataataatgacaaATAACAGAAATTAGCTAGCTATTAACATCTGATCTAAATTCTTGTTTGAGTTACGACCGTATATATATAGGTCGAGGAATGTTGTGAGTCGGGATTGAGAAGTTCATCAAttgagttttttgtttgtttgtaaaaAGTTTCATCAATAGAATGCTatgaaacaataaataaaaagaaaatattattttagaagtaGGACTACCTAAGACGTGATTATAGTTTATgcttataaatatatcataagtTATAAAAAGAACACATAATATATTGTGTTCTTGTTCTTGGATAATCGGGCATATCATTTTGTTTGTGCTATCCTACACTCATGAGATTAATATCAAGCGATATCAAAACATGTAACATGTTTTTAGAATTTTGGTTTGTCAACGTCAACGTAAACTTAACAACATGATTAGATTAAATAGTGTAAAGAGGATTTGAATagctatattttaaaatggatGATATCCCGGTTCTAGTTGCGAATTCAATTTAGTTTAGTCAATACGCTAATACAACTTAATTAACATTCCATACAtcaccaaaaatatacaaaagcgAACcaggaaaaaaatatgaaaactagtGGACTGAAGAGTGAATTATTGGTACAACGAATGGAATTTTGAGTGTGTAGTGTGTTTAACACCAAAAGAAATTGGAGTGTATAAACGTGAAGGGATATATAGTTCAAAATGAAGAAGACGTGGACCAAATTTTGCCGGATGATCGTGTTGATAAGTTACATTCATTGATGAGAGGACGAGATCTCTACAAACAAAGATTCAATATTTGGTTTAATTATCTGGTGATGAGATGAACTAGTTGGTTATTAGCATCATTCAATGATCATATTTCAAGGACCACCCcccgatctctctctctccgtaaGATCATCTTTGCATTAGTGAGATAATAATCCAAGAATGTAAATTGCTGGTCCTTGAGAGAGAAGAGCTCTCTTTAATTAGGTCTCTCTCCTCTCTGTCTATTAATTAGTCTGTTAGTAGTAAAATCCATGTACTTATACGTAGGCATAACTATAACCAAATAGGGTCCATGGTATAAAAGAGTACATACCTAACTTCACCTTGCTAATGATCTCTTACCTACAAACTCTCACTCTTTTTAGTTCAACCCATTACTCACCATGACCCCATTTCATCTCCTAACGATCaatttggtaaacttttttgTCTTCTTTTCAACAGTTTCAGGAATCACTTTTAAGAAACAGCTAACAGAAAAGGAGATAACTTTCAAAAAGGATAACTTATTGGAGTTTTAAGAGAAGGAAATGTGCGTGTGATTGGGTAGGGAGTACTATTTAAACACATTATGTTACATACAATACCAAAGACACACGAGATATATTTGTATTCCTAATACTACATATCCATGGTTATCCACGTATCAGTGCCTACTGCCTAGTAAGCGACGATaagtttatatttctttttttctaacaaCTTCGTTCATGTACTATGTATCAACAAAAAGTCACCTCCGTACATCAGTCGCATCTTttgttagtttttgtttttcttagcTATTTATTCGTGTTAAAACTAGAAAgtaataaatttagaaataaatgaaaaatttcactagaACAAAGACTAAAGATATTcaagatatatattaaaaaatatttcaaattttccaaacagaaaaaaaaaaacaatgcgACCTAAATGTGAATTATTGCTTAGGTGTATAAAACGTAAAGTTCTAATACTcaagatatatattaaataataaacgTAAAGAATAATTTGTGATTTAAGCGTACAGTTTAATCACCTTAAAAAGAATTTTggaacctctttaaattaatgcAAAACCACATCTCTCATCCTTCTGATCTCTGAAACAGACTCAAACTCACTCACTAGGTcactcctctctttctctctctactccATGGAAGAAACCAATGGAAGAAGAGAAACTCACGATTTCATGAACGTCAACGTTGAATCCTTCTCTCAGCTTCCATTCATCCGCCGTACACCTCCCAAAGAAAGAGGCTCCATTATTCGTCTCTTCGGCCAAGAGCTCGTCGGAGATAACTCCTCCGGTACTGCTCAACAAGAGGAGGACACTTCTGAAACCACAGCAACCAAGATAAACGACGAGAGCTCGGAGAATGTCAAGGACAAAGACAGCAGCAATAACAGGAGATTCGAGTGTCACTATTGTTTCAGAAACTTCCCTACTTCTCAAGCCCTAGGTGGACACCAAAACGCTCACAAACGCGAACGCCAACACGCCAAACGTGGTTCTATGCCGTCATACCTTCATCAGGCTGGCTCTCACCACGTCTACGGCTTCCTcaacaaccaccaccaccaccgtcacTATCCCTCGTGGACGCCGGACGCTAGATTCtacggtggtggaggaggaggagtacAACAAACGCCGTCGTATTACTCACGtactcttcctcctcctcctccggctTCTTCTAACACACCGACGATCCACGGAAGTCCTTTGAGTTTGTGGCGTGTACCGCCTTCCACGTCAGCAAATCATAGCGTTTACTCAGCTTCACCAGCTTTAGCGTTTAGGACGCATGACCAGGAGAGTAAGGAGTCGCATTGGCCTTACAGGTTGATGAAACCTAATGTGGAAGATCATGTGAGTCTCGATCTTCATCTTTGACACTTGCTTTTTTGGTGTCCATCATTTTAACTTAAGCCGTGGTGAGACCAATGTTGGGAAAAACGACGAGGTATTCATGTTTTGTAAGGAGAACCGGCATGATGTGTAGATCTTAAAACTtcagattttgattttatattatataataaagaatAATTTGTGATTTAAGTTAGAAAAAATGTTCAATCATTCATTTCTGAGTTCTGTTATGGCGTCAAGATTCTAAACATGTAGATATAGAGGAACATTAAATTAATAGCCATGGAAGTCATACAAGTACGTACTTTCTCTGTTGTTGCAGTCAAGAAAATTGAAAGGCTTGATCTATGTCTCATTAACTCAAATTGTATGTCTTTTAAATCATGAAAACCCACAAATCTCTCTAGTTCCAAacgtttataatttttttgttttaataaaacggTCTTTTACCGAACCAAGAGCCAAAGAAGAAAGCTattgatgttgatgatgatgatgattcggTGACTGTGGGGATCACTGAATAAAATGGACTAGACAAAAGGGGATAGAAAGAAAGAGAGTTGAGAAGTGAAAGTGGTCCATATGATTACAAATGTAGAGTTAATCAAAGAGAGCTTTCACATCTATCTCAAACACACTGAAAGCTTTCAAACCTTATTCGGGCAATTAACTCAAAGAGAATCATCAACCAAGCTGTATACCAAGCGTTTACTTGTTCATCTCTACGCATACACCATAATCAATAtaatgaacttttttttttgaaaaaaaaagtttaacccAGATCTATTAAAGACACATACCTAATTTCCGGATAAAAGTAAAGCCCATATATATACCATCttctgggcattcaaatgagccgaaaGTAATAACCCATATCTGGGTGGTCGGTGAGGTTTGAACCCGGATTCGCTGTATTGAGTTTATTAATTCCCTCGAGCATCACTAGGCCACCGCAACCGGTTCAATATAATGAACTTGAAAAAAGCTTTTAGAATCTgcctctcttttgttttttaataaactatatCGGCTATATCGTCAGTTCCAGaagaaaaaacacatttaaTGGTATAAAGTAGTTTGTTTATCACACTGCCTTCTGACTAACTGTACGAATAGCCGAATCGTATGTGATTGGAGAACCATGTATATACTAGCTAAACCGAATACTAAACCCAAACTAACCAAATAACATCTACTTATATGTTTACGCTAGCTGTATCCTAAGTTATCCCTTATTATTATGCTACCACTACTTGGTTCTGCCACTCATGACCACGTTTCTTGCTAATTGCCTCCAAGAGAGGGGAGAGTTTTGATAGAAGCCCATAATgcctttaaaataaaatgccTACAAGAATGATAATTATTAATGGTATCTATAAGAAGAACGATACCAATCCTCGTACCTAACATGTGTTAATAATCAAAACATTAAAGACAACAGTATATTGGCTACGACTTTACGTAAACCAAACCTTTCAAAAGCTTGACTTTTCTAGTTTTGGCATGACTTCAATCAAAGAGATATGTGGCGTTTCCTTCACCATATATCTACCATAATTAGATCATTTATTTTTCCAACAACTCATGATGGTTATAGATATATTACGCATTTCAGTACCAAAGCTTTATAACT is a genomic window containing:
- the LOC108810910 gene encoding mitogen-activated protein kinase kinase kinase 20, giving the protein MRRYRKKAKIDHQTKPDTKFIKSLGKGAYGSVDLFSYKKDDGTAFYNAVKTSDSEDYNSIDREFRVLTELRGCPGVVQSFGNSLLQETDSEGKKVYKMAIEYAAGGNLTEFIRVNRRLSDSVIKDFTRMILQGLVSVHGHGYVHCDLKPANLLLFPRYDQETWYCSYELKISDYGLTVKAGEETVCWETSSPFVGTPLYMSPESVRDGTTVEKTLDLWSLGCVVLEMYNGKHPWLGSGVDDIKARLLGGNAPEIPETVPCDARLFMETCFAREHGERGSASELLLHPFLTGERKVADEAAGGVRRRVGLRIRKPPSRFEDTITTHGPKQKARLRKGPL
- the LOC108810296 gene encoding zinc finger protein 8 → MEETNGRRETHDFMNVNVESFSQLPFIRRTPPKERGSIIRLFGQELVGDNSSGTAQQEEDTSETTATKINDESSENVKDKDSSNNRRFECHYCFRNFPTSQALGGHQNAHKRERQHAKRGSMPSYLHQAGSHHVYGFLNNHHHHRHYPSWTPDARFYGGGGGGVQQTPSYYSRTLPPPPPASSNTPTIHGSPLSLWRVPPSTSANHSVYSASPALAFRTHDQESKESHWPYRLMKPNVEDHVSLDLHL